A genomic region of Exiguobacterium sp. Helios contains the following coding sequences:
- the smc gene encoding chromosome segregation protein SMC, producing MYLKRIEINGFKSFASRTELDFLPGVTAVVGPNGSGKSNISDAVRWVLGEQSAKSLRGGKMEDVIFAGSITEHRKQFAEVTLVLDNESGTVALPYQEINVTRRVSRNGDSDYFLNKKPCRLKDVLDLFMDTGLSRDAFAIIGQGRVEQVISGKPEERRAVIEEAAGVLKYRNRKKQAERKLTDTETNLSRVDDILFELGGRIEPLREQASLAKEFLVARERYDFLERGIIVTEIQQYKTQLADVSTEIESCQAQLLMEQDRLQDTIATRETQETSLEETRRLETEMQDRLRLVSNKLVEIEGALNLAKEREKHGAEMKARLEREVAVAEQRVAQIEQEEQAVLKQQQQTQQLYLDTVAQREQADAALSYSDRDFEKEAEQLRSEAFEVASRLAAATNAYHRAKQDLLHAEEQQISFSENVGSKQTDRSTYEAETIRLGQQAEELRNRLETLRQEEHAQQDQHRQQQETLRQMEQSIIDLHRRRDKTEDRIEFLESVKADYSGYFGAVKTVLKQRDRIAGIHGAVAELITVPARFEAAIETALGGAMQNVVVDTDVTGRKLIQELRRLNAGRATFMPLASIQRRELSASVQESLSGMSGYLGVASNLVTTREDFTKLKENLLGTTLVVESLEQANTIARSTGHRYRIVTLEGDVVNVGGSMTGGSRKKGTPLFSQSRELEELQTGLKQGQDVIREQERRRDEMRTANAQLAGSLEENVRNIQLVQAQLESVREAFTEAKRSLAVTASELSVHDGQLNRLAEEATEAKAIIATSEQDMEQLTKRQVKLRQALDQLKEAQSRGAVAVEELKQQQAEALLEERTVSMTRDQIDREVMRLRETLSHAKLERSHKRRDLKHILEGFDEAKIDALHVEKMQMQQEQTSVEHELTLVTKKIRQAAEDLRLLRIQEAKLTEARQGTTQRLDQARLAQGRLSTRLETRHEILEDMGLVADLIQPLTTSFEEAKEELHLLKRQLEEIGIVNLGAIDEFAEVDQRFTFLATQRDDLVNAKTDLYAVIEEMDREVVRLFKQTYTAVREHFRETFRELFGGGEADLILVDPTDLLTSGIDIVAKPPGKKLQNLSLLSGGERALTAIALLFAILKTRPVPFCVLDEVEAALDEANVARFGEFVHQLARETQFIIITHRKGTMESADVLYGVTMQQNGISEVLSVKLEEARRTLSEEVEPKGIKK from the coding sequence ATGTACTTAAAACGAATTGAAATCAATGGCTTCAAGTCATTTGCCAGTCGGACGGAGCTCGACTTCCTTCCGGGAGTCACAGCCGTCGTCGGACCAAACGGCAGTGGGAAGTCCAATATATCGGATGCTGTGCGCTGGGTGCTCGGTGAGCAATCAGCTAAATCATTACGCGGTGGGAAAATGGAAGATGTCATCTTTGCCGGAAGTATCACGGAACACCGGAAACAATTTGCGGAAGTCACGCTCGTGCTCGACAATGAGTCGGGGACTGTTGCCTTGCCGTATCAAGAAATCAATGTAACGCGGCGTGTCAGCCGGAACGGCGACAGTGATTATTTTTTAAATAAAAAACCATGCCGATTAAAAGATGTTCTGGATTTATTCATGGATACCGGATTGTCGCGTGACGCGTTCGCCATCATCGGTCAAGGACGGGTCGAACAAGTGATTTCCGGAAAGCCGGAAGAACGACGCGCGGTCATCGAAGAGGCAGCAGGCGTCTTAAAATACCGGAACCGTAAAAAACAAGCCGAACGAAAGTTAACGGATACAGAAACAAATTTGTCACGGGTCGACGACATCTTATTTGAACTGGGTGGACGAATTGAGCCATTACGGGAACAAGCATCACTGGCAAAAGAATTTTTAGTTGCACGGGAACGGTACGACTTCTTGGAACGGGGCATCATTGTAACCGAAATTCAACAATATAAGACACAGCTTGCTGACGTGTCGACGGAAATCGAATCGTGCCAAGCTCAGTTATTGATGGAACAAGACCGGTTGCAAGATACGATTGCAACACGGGAAACGCAAGAAACGTCGCTAGAAGAGACACGGCGACTTGAGACGGAGATGCAGGATCGTTTACGGCTTGTCTCGAATAAACTCGTTGAAATCGAAGGGGCTTTGAACCTGGCGAAAGAGCGGGAAAAACACGGGGCGGAAATGAAGGCGCGTCTGGAACGGGAAGTAGCAGTTGCCGAACAACGCGTAGCGCAAATCGAGCAAGAGGAACAGGCGGTGCTGAAACAACAGCAACAGACACAGCAATTGTACCTCGATACTGTTGCGCAACGGGAACAAGCCGATGCTGCCTTGTCTTACTCCGATCGGGATTTTGAAAAAGAAGCCGAACAATTACGTTCGGAAGCCTTTGAAGTGGCCAGCCGTCTGGCGGCGGCAACGAATGCTTACCACCGTGCCAAACAAGATCTTCTTCATGCAGAAGAACAGCAAATCAGCTTTTCTGAAAATGTCGGGTCAAAACAAACGGACCGCTCGACGTATGAAGCCGAAACGATCCGTCTGGGGCAACAGGCGGAAGAGTTGCGGAACCGTTTAGAAACGTTGCGTCAAGAAGAACACGCACAACAAGACCAGCACCGTCAGCAACAAGAGACGTTGCGGCAAATGGAGCAATCCATCATCGATCTCCACCGGCGTCGCGATAAGACGGAAGACCGGATCGAGTTTTTGGAATCGGTCAAAGCGGACTACAGTGGCTATTTCGGAGCCGTCAAAACCGTTTTGAAACAACGTGACCGGATTGCAGGGATCCATGGCGCTGTTGCGGAACTGATTACCGTTCCTGCCCGTTTTGAGGCGGCAATCGAAACTGCTTTGGGCGGAGCGATGCAAAATGTCGTCGTCGATACAGATGTCACAGGCCGGAAACTGATTCAAGAACTACGTCGATTGAATGCCGGTCGGGCGACATTCATGCCGCTCGCGTCCATTCAGCGTCGTGAACTGAGTGCTTCCGTGCAAGAAAGTCTATCCGGCATGTCCGGCTACCTCGGCGTTGCGAGCAATCTGGTCACGACACGAGAAGACTTCACAAAACTGAAAGAGAATCTGCTGGGGACGACTTTGGTCGTTGAATCGCTTGAACAAGCGAATACGATTGCCCGTTCGACAGGACACCGTTACCGGATCGTGACGCTCGAAGGCGATGTCGTCAACGTCGGGGGATCGATGACGGGAGGCAGCCGGAAAAAAGGAACACCTCTCTTCAGCCAGTCGCGTGAACTGGAAGAGTTGCAGACAGGATTAAAACAAGGTCAGGATGTTATTCGGGAACAAGAGCGACGCCGTGATGAAATGAGAACGGCTAACGCACAACTTGCCGGTTCACTTGAAGAAAATGTCCGCAACATTCAACTGGTCCAGGCGCAATTGGAAAGTGTCCGTGAAGCCTTTACAGAGGCGAAGCGCAGTCTTGCCGTCACCGCCTCGGAATTATCGGTTCACGATGGTCAGCTGAATCGTCTTGCTGAAGAAGCGACCGAAGCAAAAGCAATCATTGCAACATCAGAGCAGGACATGGAACAGTTGACGAAACGCCAAGTGAAACTGCGCCAGGCTCTCGATCAACTGAAAGAAGCGCAGTCACGCGGGGCTGTTGCAGTCGAGGAATTGAAACAACAACAAGCTGAAGCATTGCTTGAGGAACGGACGGTCAGTATGACACGCGATCAAATCGACCGTGAAGTCATGCGTCTCCGGGAGACACTGAGTCATGCGAAATTAGAAAGAAGCCATAAAAGGCGTGATTTGAAGCATATTCTGGAAGGATTCGATGAAGCGAAGATTGATGCGCTGCACGTTGAAAAAATGCAGATGCAACAAGAACAAACTTCAGTCGAACATGAATTGACGCTTGTGACAAAAAAAATCCGGCAGGCAGCAGAAGATTTGCGTCTGTTACGGATTCAGGAAGCGAAATTGACGGAAGCACGTCAGGGGACGACGCAACGTCTCGATCAAGCCCGACTCGCCCAGGGACGACTCAGCACACGTCTTGAGACACGTCATGAAATACTGGAAGATATGGGGCTGGTCGCGGACTTGATCCAACCATTGACCACTTCATTCGAGGAAGCCAAGGAAGAATTACATCTCTTGAAACGGCAACTCGAGGAAATCGGGATTGTCAATCTCGGTGCCATCGATGAATTTGCTGAAGTCGATCAACGCTTTACGTTCTTGGCGACGCAGCGTGACGATTTAGTCAATGCGAAAACTGATTTGTATGCTGTCATTGAAGAAATGGACCGGGAAGTCGTCCGATTGTTCAAACAGACATACACCGCCGTTCGGGAACATTTCCGGGAAACCTTCCGTGAACTGTTTGGCGGCGGGGAAGCCGACTTGATTTTAGTGGATCCAACCGACCTCTTGACAAGCGGTATCGATATCGTAGCCAAACCACCCGGCAAAAAGTTACAAAATCTGTCCCTATTGTCCGGTGGGGAACGTGCCTTGACTGCGATTGCACTGCTATTCGCCATCTTAAAAACACGACCGGTCCCATTCTGTGTTCTCGATGAGGTCGAAGCGGCCCTCGATGAGGCGAACGTCGCCCGATTTGGAGAGTTCGTCCATCAACTGGCACGCGAGACACAGTTCATCATCATTACCCACCGAAAGGGAACGATGGAGTCTGCCGATGTCCTGTATGGCGTTACGATGCAACAAAACGGTATTTCTGAAGTATTATCCGTTAAACTGGAAGAAGCGAGACGGACACTCAGTGAAGAAGTAGAACCAAAGGGGATAAAAAAATGA
- a CDS encoding DUF1128 family protein, protein MTIEQMIVDILDKLNIINKGVIKAEQFDGTKNDDLKEIYDFVMMRESLTLAEVDAIVDELKSLKTV, encoded by the coding sequence ATGACAATTGAACAAATGATTGTAGACATTTTGGATAAATTAAACATTATCAACAAAGGCGTCATCAAGGCGGAACAATTCGACGGAACAAAAAATGATGATTTAAAAGAGATTTATGACTTCGTCATGATGCGTGAGTCCTTGACGTTAGCAGAAGTCGATGCTATCGTCGACGAACTGAAATCACTCAAAACCGTTTAA
- the rnc gene encoding ribonuclease III, with protein sequence MTNQKGRRVRKGPYVKRRKDSRALAQIEQKFSQLQERLDIHFANVELLKQAFTHSSFVNEQRESDGDNERLEFLGDAVLELTVSRYLFQHYPERSEGELTKLRAAIVCEPSLVQFANHYEFSEMILLGKGEELTGGRNRPALLADVFEAFIGALYLDQGIEAAERFLAEAVFPKVASGFFEEQTDFKSQLQEAIQRVGLGQIEYEIIEERGPAHSREFISRVHIADKLEGIGTGRSKKEAEQQAAKQALLELKNSF encoded by the coding sequence ATGACGAATCAAAAGGGACGTCGTGTCCGAAAAGGACCGTATGTAAAGCGACGGAAAGACTCACGGGCTTTGGCGCAAATTGAACAGAAGTTCAGCCAGTTGCAAGAACGGCTGGATATTCATTTTGCGAATGTAGAACTATTGAAGCAAGCATTTACGCATTCTTCTTTCGTAAATGAACAACGTGAATCAGATGGAGATAACGAACGTCTGGAGTTTTTAGGCGATGCCGTATTAGAATTGACGGTCTCCAGGTATTTATTTCAGCACTATCCGGAACGTTCCGAGGGGGAATTAACAAAGCTGCGTGCGGCCATCGTGTGTGAGCCGTCACTGGTCCAGTTCGCGAATCATTATGAGTTTTCTGAAATGATTCTACTTGGCAAAGGGGAGGAACTGACAGGGGGAAGAAATCGTCCGGCGTTACTTGCGGATGTGTTTGAAGCCTTCATCGGAGCCTTGTATTTGGACCAAGGGATTGAAGCTGCAGAACGATTCCTCGCCGAAGCGGTTTTTCCGAAAGTGGCGTCTGGATTTTTTGAAGAACAAACTGATTTTAAAAGCCAGCTCCAAGAAGCCATCCAACGGGTCGGACTTGGACAAATCGAGTATGAAATCATTGAGGAACGTGGTCCGGCGCACAGCCGTGAGTTCATCTCGCGCGTACACATCGCGGATAAGCTGGAAGGCATCGGGACCGGTCGTTCGAAAAAAGAAGCCGAACAGCAAGCAGCTAAACAAGCATTGCTGGAACTTAAAAACAGCTTCTGA
- the acpP gene encoding acyl carrier protein, translating to MTKEQILVDVQEAIAEKLGKEQSEITLDKSFKDDLGADSLEVMELVMDLEDKFEITIEDDQAENLKTVGDVVSYIETQV from the coding sequence ATGACAAAAGAACAAATTTTAGTAGACGTGCAAGAAGCAATCGCAGAGAAATTAGGCAAAGAACAGAGTGAAATCACACTCGACAAATCGTTCAAGGACGATCTCGGAGCAGATTCACTTGAAGTCATGGAACTCGTTATGGATCTCGAAGACAAATTCGAAATCACAATCGAAGATGACCAAGCAGAAAACTTAAAAACAGTTGGCGATGTCGTCAGCTACATCGAAACACAAGTCTAA
- the fabG gene encoding 3-oxoacyl-[acyl-carrier-protein] reductase produces MNKVALVTGASRGIGAAIAKRLATDGFRIVVNYAGNTAKAEEVVSSIVDAGGEAIAVQADVADAEQVKALLKTTMDTYGQLDCVVNNAGITRDGLLMRMKEADFDAVLNTNLKGAFLVTQAATRPLLKSSGRIINIASVVGITGNPGQANYVAAKAGLIGFTKSVARELASKGVTANAICPGFIETDMTDELTETQRNQTLDQIPLKRFGQTEDIASLVSFIASDNARYITGQTLAVDGGMTM; encoded by the coding sequence TTGAATAAAGTAGCACTCGTAACCGGTGCATCACGCGGAATCGGAGCCGCTATCGCCAAACGTTTGGCGACAGACGGATTCCGGATCGTCGTGAACTACGCCGGTAATACAGCAAAAGCAGAAGAAGTCGTATCATCTATCGTTGATGCCGGTGGTGAAGCCATCGCCGTCCAAGCAGACGTTGCAGACGCTGAACAGGTGAAAGCATTGCTGAAGACGACAATGGATACGTACGGCCAGTTGGATTGCGTCGTCAACAATGCCGGTATCACGCGGGATGGTCTGTTGATGCGAATGAAAGAAGCCGATTTTGACGCCGTTCTGAATACGAACTTAAAAGGTGCGTTTCTTGTGACGCAAGCAGCGACGCGCCCCTTGTTGAAATCGAGCGGCCGCATCATCAATATCGCTTCCGTCGTCGGAATCACCGGTAACCCGGGTCAAGCCAACTATGTGGCGGCAAAAGCCGGTCTGATCGGATTTACGAAGTCGGTCGCACGTGAACTGGCGAGCAAAGGCGTTACGGCAAATGCGATTTGTCCCGGTTTCATTGAAACCGATATGACGGATGAATTGACAGAAACACAACGCAATCAGACACTCGACCAAATTCCGTTAAAACGATTTGGTCAGACGGAAGATATCGCGTCGCTTGTCAGTTTTATCGCGTCAGACAATGCCCGTTACATCACTGGTCAAACTTTGGCAGTCGATGGCGGCATGACAATGTAA
- the fabD gene encoding ACP S-malonyltransferase — translation MGKTVWMFPGQGSQMPGMGQTLLHHEESRQALMDLGTRIGLDLTDLLTTGTKEDLKPTEIAQPAIVAHSTLLANRYAALGHRPDFVLGHSVGEYSALVAASVLTASEAVYLVRERGNLMNQVTGGTMAAVIGLNDVEAAHHAVESIAATGEIVQIANYNCPGQFVISGQVAAVEVATAKLKELGAKRVLPLDVSGAFHSSLMTPFASRFEDILVSSPFQAAKTKFISNVDSDFHDQPDELIRLLVQQLYSPVRFESCVEKLIEEGADTFIEFGPSSPLSGLVKRIKKDVKIVSITTLEQLEAEAIR, via the coding sequence ATGGGTAAAACAGTTTGGATGTTTCCAGGTCAAGGTTCACAAATGCCAGGAATGGGACAAACGCTTCTACATCATGAAGAGTCACGTCAAGCATTGATGGACCTTGGGACACGGATTGGTCTCGATTTAACGGATTTATTGACGACGGGGACAAAAGAAGATTTGAAGCCGACAGAAATAGCACAACCTGCCATCGTTGCACACAGCACGTTGCTTGCGAATCGTTATGCGGCACTTGGTCATCGACCGGACTTTGTACTCGGACATAGTGTCGGAGAGTACAGTGCACTCGTTGCAGCGTCTGTGTTAACAGCAAGTGAAGCGGTTTACCTCGTTCGCGAACGAGGTAATCTGATGAATCAAGTGACAGGCGGTACGATGGCAGCTGTCATCGGGTTGAACGATGTCGAAGCCGCACATCATGCGGTCGAGTCCATCGCGGCAACAGGAGAGATCGTCCAAATTGCAAACTACAACTGTCCGGGACAATTCGTGATTTCAGGACAAGTTGCAGCTGTCGAGGTGGCGACTGCGAAATTAAAAGAGTTGGGTGCGAAACGTGTCCTACCGCTTGATGTATCGGGAGCGTTCCACTCGTCGTTAATGACTCCATTCGCCTCACGATTTGAAGATATCTTGGTTTCTTCACCTTTCCAGGCGGCGAAAACAAAATTCATCTCGAACGTCGATAGTGATTTTCACGATCAGCCGGATGAATTGATTCGTTTACTGGTTCAACAATTGTATTCACCGGTTCGTTTTGAATCTTGTGTGGAAAAATTGATTGAAGAGGGTGCGGATACATTTATCGAATTCGGTCCGTCGTCACCACTTAGTGGGCTCGTCAAGCGGATTAAAAAAGATGTCAAGATCGTCAGCATCACGACACTTGAACAATTGGAAGCGGAGGCGATTCGTTGA
- the plsX gene encoding phosphate acyltransferase PlsX, with amino-acid sequence MILAVDAMGGDHAPRAIVEGVVQFLAERPTEQVEIRLVGDELKLRSYDIKDPRVKIVHAASVITGEDEPVRAIRRKKDSSLVVAANLVKSKEADALISAGNTGALMTAGLFVIGRIEGIDRPALAPTFPTRNGKGVVILDVGANPDAKAEHLLDYAIMGSVYAEQVRGIKQPKVALLNIGSEAGKGNALTKETYPLLEAAPIHFVGNVEAREAMSGEVDVIVTEGFAGNTLLKSTEGAASMIMGVMKEQFMSSFSSKIAALILKPKLKKMKQLLAYEEYGGAGLFGIAAPVIKAHGSSNAYAFSRALAQAEQMVEQQVVTKIIEAKTTKEI; translated from the coding sequence ATGATTTTAGCAGTAGACGCAATGGGAGGAGATCATGCTCCACGCGCCATCGTAGAAGGAGTCGTCCAATTTTTAGCGGAACGTCCAACGGAACAGGTTGAAATTCGGTTGGTCGGCGATGAATTAAAGTTACGTTCGTATGACATCAAGGATCCACGTGTGAAAATCGTCCACGCTGCATCCGTCATTACCGGGGAAGACGAGCCGGTCCGCGCAATCCGTCGCAAGAAAGATAGCTCACTCGTGGTGGCTGCAAACCTGGTGAAATCAAAAGAGGCAGATGCTTTGATTTCAGCAGGCAACACGGGTGCACTCATGACAGCCGGATTGTTCGTGATCGGTCGAATCGAAGGAATTGACCGTCCGGCATTAGCGCCGACTTTCCCGACACGAAATGGAAAAGGGGTCGTCATCTTAGATGTCGGTGCCAATCCAGATGCAAAAGCAGAACATCTTTTGGATTATGCGATCATGGGGTCGGTCTACGCAGAACAAGTCAGAGGAATCAAACAGCCAAAAGTGGCGTTGCTGAATATCGGATCAGAAGCCGGTAAAGGGAACGCACTGACGAAAGAGACATATCCCCTGCTTGAGGCCGCTCCAATCCATTTTGTCGGGAACGTTGAGGCGCGAGAAGCGATGAGCGGTGAAGTGGATGTCATCGTAACGGAAGGATTTGCCGGAAATACGCTCTTAAAGAGTACAGAGGGTGCCGCCAGCATGATCATGGGCGTCATGAAAGAACAATTCATGAGTTCGTTCAGTTCAAAAATTGCGGCCTTGATTCTAAAGCCGAAACTGAAAAAAATGAAACAACTGCTTGCCTATGAAGAATACGGCGGAGCCGGATTGTTCGGGATTGCCGCTCCGGTCATCAAAGCACACGGCTCAAGTAATGCCTATGCATTCAGCCGGGCATTGGCACAAGCAGAACAAATGGTTGAACAGCAGGTAGTCACAAAAATCATCGAGGCAAAGACAACGAAAGAAATCTAA
- the fapR gene encoding transcription factor FapR produces the protein MRVPKKERQTELQHTIEQNPFITDEALATHFNVSIQTIRLDRMEMKIPELRERIKHVATERLDDVRTLTENEVIGDMIDLKLDTSAISILEILPEHAFSRNAIARGHILFAQANSLAIALIDDELALTTKANVQFTRSVHVGERVVAKAFVSSHRQDGRSDINVESFVGDECVFIGEFTVYRSSKEESR, from the coding sequence ATGCGGGTACCTAAAAAAGAGCGACAAACTGAATTACAGCATACAATTGAACAAAATCCGTTCATTACGGATGAAGCATTAGCGACTCATTTCAACGTCAGTATCCAGACGATTCGTCTGGACCGAATGGAAATGAAGATTCCGGAACTACGTGAACGTATTAAACACGTCGCGACGGAACGGTTAGATGATGTGCGTACATTGACTGAAAATGAAGTCATTGGTGATATGATTGACCTGAAACTGGATACATCGGCGATTTCGATTTTAGAAATCCTACCGGAACACGCGTTCAGCCGAAATGCGATCGCCCGCGGACATATTTTGTTTGCCCAAGCGAACTCATTGGCAATCGCCCTGATTGATGATGAACTGGCCTTGACGACAAAAGCCAATGTCCAGTTTACGCGATCCGTCCACGTTGGTGAACGTGTCGTGGCGAAAGCATTCGTCAGCTCGCATCGACAAGATGGACGATCGGACATTAACGTCGAGAGTTTTGTCGGCGATGAGTGTGTGTTCATCGGTGAATTTACGGTGTATCGAAGTAGTAAGGAGGAGTCAAGATGA
- the recG gene encoding ATP-dependent DNA helicase RecG: MNPLSKVTALKGVGRDLARKLEEMDMLTIADVLEHVPFRYDDFVTGSLTEAIHEDKVKFTGQVQSEALVRYYGKGKNRLTFRLLVEDRYSVTVTMFNRAFYKDQLKLGEEVTVSGKWDLHRMTISATELQFGAIEGELTPVYSLKGDMRMKTFRRVVELAFAESETLEERVPDNIRKTYRLLDRMTMLRRLHFPTTRQDLTTARRSYVYEECLYFQLKLQTLRLGKRKGQGLALPLFQQEIDQFIAALPFPLTGAQQRVTEEILADMHRPERMNRLLQGDVGSGKTVVAAIALFTAVRANKQGALMVPTEILAEQHASSLAPLLEPLGIKVGLLTSSVKGKNRVLLLEALRQGEIDVLVGTHALIQDTVIFKDLHLVITDEQHRFGVEQRKRLRAKAEKADVLYMTATPIPRTLAISVFGDMDVSIIDEMPAGRKEIETYWAKPEQMERVFGFVEKELLLGHQAYVITPLIEESESLDVQNAIELHLLLTERFSTQRVGLMHGRLSSSEKDDVMQAFKENQVQVLVSTTVVEVGVNVPNASIIVIYDAERFGLAQLHQLRGRVGRGAAQSFCILIADPSSDTGKERIKTMTETNDGFKLAEKDLELRGAGNFFGTEQSGLPRFVLTDPALDIQVMETARNDAVRLLRSDAFWQQPEYAVLRQYIEQQGLLDGERIE; the protein is encoded by the coding sequence ATGAATCCATTAAGTAAAGTGACTGCACTAAAAGGAGTAGGGCGTGATTTAGCCCGTAAACTCGAAGAAATGGATATGCTGACGATTGCGGACGTGCTTGAGCACGTCCCGTTTCGTTATGACGATTTTGTGACCGGCAGTCTGACAGAAGCGATCCATGAAGACAAAGTGAAATTCACGGGGCAGGTTCAATCGGAAGCGCTTGTCCGTTATTATGGAAAAGGAAAAAACCGGCTCACATTCCGTCTGCTTGTCGAAGACCGTTACAGCGTCACCGTGACGATGTTCAACCGTGCTTTTTATAAAGATCAGTTAAAACTCGGCGAAGAAGTGACGGTCAGTGGCAAATGGGATTTACACCGAATGACGATTTCGGCGACGGAATTACAATTCGGAGCGATTGAGGGGGAATTGACGCCGGTCTATTCGCTAAAAGGAGATATGCGGATGAAGACATTCCGGCGGGTTGTCGAACTGGCTTTTGCCGAAAGCGAAACACTCGAAGAACGCGTTCCGGATAACATTCGCAAAACGTACCGGTTACTTGATCGCATGACGATGTTGCGTCGGTTGCATTTCCCGACGACCCGGCAAGATTTGACGACCGCCCGGAGAAGTTATGTGTATGAGGAATGCCTGTACTTCCAACTGAAGTTACAGACGTTACGTCTCGGAAAACGAAAGGGACAAGGTCTTGCTTTGCCGTTGTTCCAGCAAGAAATCGACCAATTCATCGCAGCGTTACCTTTTCCGCTCACGGGAGCACAGCAACGTGTGACGGAAGAAATCTTAGCCGACATGCATCGACCGGAACGGATGAACCGGCTTCTCCAAGGGGACGTCGGAAGCGGGAAGACGGTAGTGGCAGCTATCGCCCTCTTCACTGCAGTCCGTGCCAATAAACAAGGGGCATTGATGGTGCCGACAGAGATTTTAGCGGAACAGCATGCTTCATCACTGGCTCCATTGCTCGAGCCGCTGGGAATCAAAGTAGGATTACTGACGAGCTCCGTCAAAGGAAAAAACCGGGTGCTCCTACTGGAAGCATTAAGGCAAGGGGAAATTGATGTGTTGGTCGGGACACATGCCTTGATTCAAGATACGGTCATTTTTAAGGATCTTCATCTTGTCATCACGGATGAACAGCACCGGTTTGGTGTCGAACAACGAAAACGTCTCCGGGCGAAAGCGGAGAAGGCGGATGTTCTTTATATGACGGCAACACCGATTCCACGGACACTTGCGATTTCCGTGTTTGGTGATATGGATGTCTCAATCATTGACGAGATGCCGGCAGGAAGAAAAGAAATTGAAACTTATTGGGCAAAACCGGAACAAATGGAACGTGTCTTTGGATTTGTCGAAAAAGAGTTACTGCTCGGTCATCAAGCGTATGTCATCACGCCACTGATTGAGGAATCTGAATCACTTGATGTTCAAAATGCAATCGAACTGCATTTGCTTTTGACAGAACGGTTTTCCACGCAACGTGTCGGATTGATGCACGGTCGTCTCAGTTCGTCAGAAAAAGACGACGTCATGCAAGCCTTTAAGGAAAATCAAGTGCAAGTCCTGGTTTCGACAACCGTCGTCGAAGTCGGTGTCAACGTCCCGAATGCCTCGATCATCGTCATTTATGACGCGGAACGATTTGGTTTGGCCCAATTGCACCAGTTACGTGGTCGGGTCGGGCGGGGAGCAGCCCAATCGTTTTGTATCCTGATTGCCGATCCGTCTTCCGACACAGGAAAAGAACGGATTAAAACGATGACAGAGACAAACGACGGATTTAAGTTGGCTGAAAAAGATTTGGAATTACGCGGAGCCGGAAACTTCTTTGGAACCGAGCAAAGCGGATTGCCCCGATTCGTGCTGACGGATCCGGCACTCGACATCCAAGTGATGGAGACTGCACGAAACGACGCAGTTCGTCTGTTACGTTCCGATGCCTTTTGGCAACAACCGGAGTACGCAGTTTTACGGCAATACATCGAACAGCAGGGACTGCTGGACGGAGAAAGAATCGAATAA